TAGCTAAATCCTTGAGCAAAAGTGATAGTCTCACTCAATTTAGCAGCTAAAAGGTCATTATCACTCAAAGAGTAAATAGTAGCTAAAGCCGAGATTTGTACTTCTTTAGCAATAAATCCAATCAACAGAGAAACAGTTAGAAAAGGATTAATCCCAATTAGACTCATAATTGGGTCAAAAATCATTCCCAATCTACCAGCAAAAGTATCTAAACCTTCGCTGTCTGCGGGAAAATTACTTAATAACCAGATCACTGTTCCACCTACGATCGCAAAAAGAGTTACTCTCTGTACAAAATGTTTCATCTCATTCCAGACTCGCCAGAATACCTGTTTCAGGGTAGGAAAACGATAGGGAGGTAATTCTAACACGAAAGGTTCACGACTTTGGAAATGTTGGTTATTGCTTAAAATTGCGGCTACTCCAAAAGCAACGACGAAACTAAGTAGGTAGAGGAGGAATAAAGCGATCGCCCCCTGTGGACCTGGTAAAATAATCGCTAAGATAAAGACGAATACTTGTAATCTAGCTGAACAAAGAGAAAAGGGAATAATCAGCATAGATAATAACCGCATGGATCTAGAACGAATTACCCTAGTACCCATTATTGCAGGAACATTACAACCAAAGCCCATCATCTGCAACACAAAAGCGCGACCATCTAGCCCCAGACGCGCCATAAAAGCGTCCATAATATAGGCGGCGCGAGGGAGATAACCACTGTCTTCTAATACCGACATAGCCACGAAAAATAACCCTACCAGAGGTAAGAAAGAGATAATCGCTGCAAACCCCCCCCAAATCCCATCAATTAGTAATTCTTTGACTGTTTCGGGTAAAAAGCTCAATACTGGTTCAAGTATTGTCTCTTGTATCCAACCTGTTACCGCATCTACAGGATCAGCAGAAGGAAGACCAATAGTCCAAATTAACCAGAATACCACTAACATGGTTAGAAAGAAGACAGGTAAGCCCCAAATTGGGTGCAACATTACCTTGTCTATAGTATTGGTAAAGGTCATCGCGGTGAGAGAAGGCATTTCTACCGCATTTTCTAGGGTGATAACTAAATCATCTTCTGTGACAGGGTTAGTAGCAAGATGAGTTTGGAGATTATCGACTTTGTAGCTTTGAGGTTGTTCGGCTAAAACTTTTTCTATCCCTGCTATCGCCCTTTGACAACCAGTCCCATATTTAGCACTAATGGGGTAAACTGGCATTCCTAGGCGATCGCTTAACATCTCTTGGTTGATTTTAACACCATAGCGTTTAGCCTCATCGGACATATTTAAAACTACTACCGCAGGAATCCCTAGACTTTTAACCTGTAATGCCATCCGAATCTGACGATCTATTTGCGTTGCGTTAATAACCACCAAAATCAAATTAACCGAGTAAGTTTCTAAAAACTTTTGTACAACCCTTTCATCTTCGCTATAACCATTGAGATCATAGATTCCTGGTAAATCAACAAATTCTACCGACTCTTGGTTCATTTTGATAGAAGCTTTCAATAAATCTACCGTTAATCCCGGCCAATTAGCTACCGCAGCCCCAGCCCCTGTAATTCGGTTAAAAAACGTGGATTTACCCGTATTTGGTTGTCCAATCACCCCAATGCGTTTGATTTTACTGGAGATATCTGGATATACAGCCCCACTATGACAATGACTCATGACTTATCTAACTCTTGATTAACCTGAAAGTAATGGCAAAATAGTTTTGCTAATAATTCTCAATAGTACCAGAAAAAATCTAGACTTGCTAGAATCTTAATGATCATTTAGACTTCTGGCACTAGCTCAAAAACAGTAGCCTTATTTACATTTATTATATAACCAATTATCGATATAATGTTCCTAAGCAATTTTAAATTTAAAAAAATTAAACCTTGGGTTACTCTAGTTTTGTTAGTAACAACCTTAGTCATCAGTACAGGTTTTTATAAGTTATCGATTAATATTCAAGAATTATATCCTAACTTTAATCCAGGTTTAAATTTAGCTTATACAACTAATTTGTTATCTCAAAACGAAAGAGAAATTAGGGTATTATTTTATGGTCAATCTATTACTCGTGATCAGTGGACCGAAGAAGTAACTAGAGGATTAAAAAGACGTTTTCCCCAAGCTGATATTGTTAGTAAAAATTTAGCTATCGGTGGTTTTAGTTCACAATTATTAGTTCTCAATGTGGAGAGAGATTTAATTAATTTTTATCCAGATTTAATCATTTTTCATGTGTATGGAGCCCACGATAAATATGAACAAATCATTCAAAAAATGCGCACTTTAACCACAGCGGATATCGCTATTCAAACCGACCATTATGCAGGTAGTAATAGTGATTGGTCAAGATTTATGAATCAGTATTTTTTACCAAGAATGGCTGAAAAATATCATTGTGAATTAATCAATGTGCGGTCAATTTGGCAAGAATATTTAAGTAAACATAACTATCAACCCCAAGAATTATTAAGAGATAATATCCATCTAAATAGCCATGGAAACTTGTTAATGTCTCAGATAATCAAAGCTTACCTTGTAGTTAATCCCCAAGCTCAAGATATTTGGGAAGATAGAGTCAAAACTTATCAAGTTAATCGAGATATTCAGTGGAATAATGGTCAATTAAACTTAGAATTTGTG
The sequence above is drawn from the Gloeocapsa sp. DLM2.Bin57 genome and encodes:
- the feoB gene encoding ferrous iron transport protein B, with product MSHCHSGAVYPDISSKIKRIGVIGQPNTGKSTFFNRITGAGAAVANWPGLTVDLLKASIKMNQESVEFVDLPGIYDLNGYSEDERVVQKFLETYSVNLILVVINATQIDRQIRMALQVKSLGIPAVVVLNMSDEAKRYGVKINQEMLSDRLGMPVYPISAKYGTGCQRAIAGIEKVLAEQPQSYKVDNLQTHLATNPVTEDDLVITLENAVEMPSLTAMTFTNTIDKVMLHPIWGLPVFFLTMLVVFWLIWTIGLPSADPVDAVTGWIQETILEPVLSFLPETVKELLIDGIWGGFAAIISFLPLVGLFFVAMSVLEDSGYLPRAAYIMDAFMARLGLDGRAFVLQMMGFGCNVPAIMGTRVIRSRSMRLLSMLIIPFSLCSARLQVFVFILAIILPGPQGAIALFLLYLLSFVVAFGVAAILSNNQHFQSREPFVLELPPYRFPTLKQVFWRVWNEMKHFVQRVTLFAIVGGTVIWLLSNFPADSEGLDTFAGRLGMIFDPIMSLIGINPFLTVSLLIGFIAKEVQISALATIYSLSDNDLLAAKLSETITFAQGFSYCIFSLIYIPCLTTISTIWGETRSVGFTILSLVFPLALAWVMSLLFYQGMRLVGLA
- a CDS encoding SGNH/GDSL hydrolase family protein: MFLSNFKFKKIKPWVTLVLLVTTLVISTGFYKLSINIQELYPNFNPGLNLAYTTNLLSQNEREIRVLFYGQSITRDQWTEEVTRGLKRRFPQADIVSKNLAIGGFSSQLLVLNVERDLINFYPDLIIFHVYGAHDKYEQIIQKMRTLTTADIAIQTDHYAGSNSDWSRFMNQYFLPRMAEKYHCELINVRSIWQEYLSKHNYQPQELLRDNIHLNSHGNLLMSQIIKAYLVVNPQAQDIWEDRVKTYQVNRDIQWNNGQLNLEFVGNRVEAIASLFGEAEAEIFIDGKHPSEIPDLYSFTRANYDDTVDWPWDVSAPFRINWESPLQAEDWEIEILEIESTAENMLFNFKLTGSKTGFDGIGNNGEKFTSNSHRIVILPEDWWLKTVNYKVSPIKPGYQLRFSSKLLGTDIYQKPKFRGFHRESTVILAQGLTNEKHTLTIIPRESGKVPITAIRIYKPPLDPAKLNLEEINPEQWIEEKGKRMKN